A part of Salmo trutta chromosome 15, fSalTru1.1, whole genome shotgun sequence genomic DNA contains:
- the LOC115148629 gene encoding olfactory marker protein-like, which produces MATQATLELPFRPDAHLTEVMRQRAQSLQQRGGKRQDGERLLRPHEAIYRLDFSQQALRFAHWGVRLARSGRLTVTATSQLWTPDLTHLMNRQLLEPAGVFWRAESDGDDTPVHQYEADAQEFGERIAEMAKVRKTMYFLLAFEEGVGPDAVECSISFQVDQK; this is translated from the coding sequence ATGGCCACACAAGCCACTCTGGAGCTGCCCTTCAGGCCCGACGCCCATCTGACCGAGGTGATGCGTCAGCGGGCCCAGTCGCTGCAGCAGCGTGGCGGGAAGAGGCAGGACGGCGAGCGCCTCCTCCGACCACATGAGGCCATCTACCGCCTGGACTTCTCCCAGCAGGCATTGCGTTTTGCCCACTGGGGCGTGCGGTTGGCACGCTCAGGCCGCCTCACCGTGACTGCCACCTCACAGCTTTGGACGCCCGACCTCACCCACCTGATGAACCGCCAGCTGCTGGAGCCGGCGGGGGTGTTCTGGCGAGCTGAGAGCGACGGCGACGACACACCCGTGCACCAATATGAGGCAGACGCCCAGGAGTTTGGTGAGCGGATCGCCGAGATGGCGAAGGTGAGGAAGACAATGTACTTCCTGCTGGCATTTGAGGAGGGCGTTGGTCCGGACGCTGTTGAATGCTCCATCAGCTTCCAGGTGGACCAGAAGTGA